DNA sequence from the Cucumis melo cultivar AY chromosome 6, USDA_Cmelo_AY_1.0, whole genome shotgun sequence genome:
AGAGTATTTGTTACTTAGAAAGTTTTTGTTCTCTTTTCCAGCTACAGTTCAGGTGTATTTTGTTCTTGAAAAGCCCGTGACCGAGCTTCTCCCTCACATCAAGAGATTAGAGTTTGATATCAATGGTGAATTAGACATTCCAGACGTGAAGGTTTTGTGCTTCTTTATTGTTTTTGGATTTAGTTTACTAGTAAGGTCTTGTATGCCTAAGGGTTGTCGTTTATGTTACCAGGTTTCCATTCTATCCATGCATGATATAGGTGAGTCAAACAGGACTTACGTGGTTTTCGGTCTTCTTTCTGAATACATAACTGCTCCAATAAATCCAGTGTCCTTAAGTCTGCTGAGATCATCTTTATATGACTTTTTCCTTTCCGAATCCAACCTTACTTTGACGACATCGATTTTTGGACAGCCATCGACACTTCAAATTCTCAAGTTTCCAGGGGGGATTTCTATAATCCCATTTCAACATGCTTCGATTTGGGAGTTTCCCCAGATCGTATTTAACTTCACTCTTACTAACTCCATTTCCGAAATACTTGACAACTTTGCCAAGTTCAAGAGCGAGCTAAAGTTTGGATTGCGTCTGAGGTCTTATGAGGTACAAAAACTTATTTAAGTTAAACTTATATTTTCTGCCATGGATGGAATTTATCAAATATTATCTCTAGAACTTGAGATCATAAGTTTAGACTTGAGATGAGATTGTATGCTATTTGTTGGTAGTTTTATGTTTCTGGGACTGGAGTTCATTAATGGATGTTGGATTctaatctttcttttcttgtaaTACAGAATGTGTATTTGCAAATAACAAACAAGATTGGCTCGACGGTGCAACCACTCGTAATTGTTCAGGCTTCTATTACATCGGAATTGGGACGCATAACGTCACAGAGATTACAGCAGTTGGCTGCAATCATCAACACCTCTCCTGAAAGAAATCTTGGCCTTGATTATTCTGTTTTTGGAGAAGTCAAGAGTGTCAGTTTGTCTTCTTATCCGAAGAGAACCTCCAAGGCAATGCCACCAAGTTTTTCTCCAGCCCCTGCCCCAGCGCCTGGTGATCATGTAGAAGTACCGAGTGACCCACATCGGTTGAGATCCACACGACCACCTGCAAACCATTCCCCACCTCATGCAAATTGCAAAAGCTTGTCTCCAAACCCTTCTATGGTTCCTGCACATTCCCCTCATGAACATTCAATACCACCAATCTCGTATCCTAAGTCTACCAGACTGGTCGTTCCTCCGGCTAATCAACCTCGTGTTTCTTCTCCACGTGCATCTCCGATAGAGTTTCCACCACTGTTGCCCCCCGATCTGTTACCTAAACCCAAGCCTTCTTTTCACTCCAAATCAGGGCAGACAAACGAAGATTTGTCACATCCTGTTCATGTAAGCTTTGACATGTTTTTACTAGATTATAGGTTGAAAGCATGTAGCATACACATTTCTTAGTACAACATCAATTCATTTATATCTACAACTTATTCCCTTCTCATCTTTGTAGGATTAAGAATAACGGGTCTCCACCGCTCTCTCCTACAACTTGGCATTTACATCCATCACCTACATAATCAACATACCATCGTCTGAAGAATACAATCAGATTGGAAACTCATTTTTGGTTCACCCCTCAAAAACAAAGAAAGTCAGTATAGAGAGTCTGaagaaagaataagaagaagacaGAAGGTGATATTTCCCTTTATATTAACTCTACACGGGGGAAATAGGGATGTTGTTTTCCAAAGGGAACCAACTCTCCTCCTTGCTTGGGTTTgaattatatatgttttggtaaaatataaataattaatgaaaTGAGAGATTTGAAGTTGCAGACCTCAAAAGGAACTGTTATGTAGTCTTATTTTCTTTAGTAAAAGCTGTACAGTTCTAAAACAAAGGTTCCTTTTGACTGTCTGCAATTTTGCTAGTTACTTacaaagaaagaaatggaataAGAAAGCAAAATGCTTGTTAATTACATTACTACATCCAACAAACTTTCATGTACCGAATCAATTGGTTAAGAAATAAGAGTAAGGAACGTAGTAGATATTACCGGGGGTGGGTTAATTAGCTAGCCAAGAGTACATCCACGAACCTGCTGCAATCTCCAACCAGTAcacattaaaattatatttaaatatttggattttgtaaactctttctttttttttttctttcttttttaagtgtataattttgaaatttttgtctGTTTGACTGTTTTGAGTTGGATTTTACTTATGTTTTTGTGAATTTGATTGAGATTAGACTAGTTTGATTTTAATGGTCAATTTTTGTCCTTTTTTAAGTTGACTTGTTTGATTTTGATGGTCCATTTTGTCATGTTTAATCTGGTTGTCTTATGTTAGGATCTTCATGGAATTCTGtcattttttgtctttttgttCTTTAAGAAAATAATGTTTACTATCTGTTTGAGtgtatttaataattttttaatttagttatcaaaattagtttttattatatttggtttgttaataataataaaaatatttatcatGTCCGTAAATATTATGTTATTAAAATTTATGGTAACAATGCTAATAGTTAATAATAGCTAAGATCAACTACCAAAGTATATAAATTGAAATTAGACATTCGAATGTATAGTGAATAAATAAAGTAGAAAATTGTAAAGTTAACATTTAATCTTTTACCAAATAAGGAGTCCAATTTATAAACTGTGCAGTTTCATAGTTTGTATTGTTTTTCAGAAATTCttaccaaaaataaaaaacttaaataagAGATTGGGttataaaagaatttaataaattttaggaTATTTTGTAAATCGTTTCCATTTGAATATAACcccaattttcttttaaatatacgTATCTGAtctaaaattacaaaattaaatataaaatttaaagatattttcTAAAAGATAGAAAAATTTGACAAACAATTTGTTTTACTTGATTTCTCATATTTTATAAGATGTTTACGACATGAAATGTTTTATCTGTGTTTTCCATTTTAAaggttctatttttttttataattttctaaatttaaatttaggcaaatttttaaaatttgaaaaaatgaaataaatatttggtaaaagaaaaatggtaatAATCTAAACAATTTCATTTTGATTATAAGAAAtggtttgttatttttattttgattccCAACTCCATCCatagatgaagatgaagaaacttgaaaagaaaaaaccttaCGTTCAACGACGAAGAAACTATCACCCGAATCAGCAAACCGGAGACGGCGAGCCCAATCGCCTATTAAACGGAGCGGCCACCAACAACACACCAAGTTCCACCATCCATTCCCTCTTCCTTCGCCTtcgccttcttcttcttcttcttcttcttccccgaGTTCCTCACCCCTTCCGCCATTAAAACCGCTCCCACTCCCCTCGTCGCCGATATTCTCCAACGTATACCGGCAAACAGGGCAAGTATTATGCATTCTCAACCAAGGAACAACGCAATCCGAATGGTAAAAATGCTTGCAAGGCAACTCCCTAACTTCCTCTCCCATTTCAAATTCCTCCTTACAAATCGCACAGTTCGAATCCTTCTCCAAATGCTTTCCCGTAATTCTCACCCTTGGAATCTCCTCTATCCCGGAATTTACCGCTGGTCTCGGGAATTGGAGCGTGATCCATGACTCATCGGTATCTTCGAATCCCCACCGTTGGACAATCGGAGGGGAAATCGGGGGGAGACGAGGGAAATTTCGAGCCCTAGCTACGTCCAATTCATGGCGGAGATTTCTGGAGCAAAAGGGGCAAGTAATGGAAATTTCTAAAGGGTTTCCTAAGCTAATTCTGATGATTCTTCGACAAATTCGGCACCAGTAGTAATGCATATTGGTGGTCCTGGTGAAGCCGCCATTGACGACGATTCGAGATCGGGGGTTTTGAGGCTGGGGGATGGACATACTCTAAGAATTGAAGGTTTAATGGACATGtattgagaaaggaagaaagagaggATGATATAGGGAAACGGAGGAAGAGAAGTGATGGGAAAGTTATTCCTTGTCGTAACTTGGATTTTGTTTGAACATAAGATTACAAAAGAAGTTGTCGTGGAAGAAAGGGAAATTGAATTGGAGTTTCTTGTTGTTGTTCAAGCTCTGTTTTTGTGGTTTGTTGATACTTTTTTGCACTTTTAACTGAAGAAATGAAAGCTTTGCATTGAAGACTTATTAGGTTGTGAATGTGTGGTTTGATGGATATGAATCTGCAAAAGTTTGAAGAGATGAAGAGGATGGAGAAGATGAAGGTAGCTTTTGAGGGATGGTTTCATAAAATGTTTTCGATAAATAGCATTGTTTTTGGATGTGAATCTGCAAAAGTTTGAAGAGTTTTTAATGCCCAATCGCCTATGCGAGAGGCGCACCCACGTGCGCAGAAGTTTAATAGAAGTTCGGATAAATAGCTTTTGAGGGTCTAAATGGGTATCCGACCCATATTTTTTGGGTTGGTTGGATTAGTAATCCGAATAATTTTCCAATCAATCcaattcgaaaaaaaaaaaatagattgggtttgattgtttttttttcttctaaattttaatgttcctaaagtttaaaattgttcattttctaaaaaaaagttcACATCCATTAATTCCAAACATACAtataaatatgatatatatataattcgggttgggttagGTTAACCTATATTTTTTAACCCTTCAACCTAACGTCCAACTaaacccacattttaaactaacacATATCCGAATTGTCGATTTATTCGGATTATATCCCTGTTGGGGTCccataaacaaaaaaaaaaaaaaatttaaatgaaatttaccccacttttttaaaatgaaatttttaacCATTTATTGATGTCAAATTTAGGTGGAGTTACAAAATGAAACATGCGCGCAGGACTTGGGGTGTTTTAATTACCAAGTTTTCTCATGTCCATTGCTAAAGGATGATGGGAGTGGTTGGTTAAATATATggtgaaagaaaaaaagtatggGGTTTTAGTTGTTGGAGACAATTGGGGAGAGGAGTTGACAAATACAAATGCAATCCTTTGTGAACAAAAAAAAGGAGGATTCTTATTAGGGGATTATGAAATGAAGAAACAGTAGCCAACTTTCATTAGGGGATGTCTATCAATTCATATATACCCCATAGTAAAGTAGTAAAGGTATATTTCTTATTTTGTAATCAGTCGTTCcactcaaaagaaaaaacaaaataccCAAACATTGGTGGCTTTAGATGACCCACTAGCTAGACCAAAAATGTGCCATGCATTTGTGAAATAGAGAAAACTTTGTGTTgttaattgttattattattatttctaatacATTAAATTTAATAGTGAGAGAGAGACATTATCATTGTTATTTTATTGTAGCAAAAATTTGTAATACACAAAATAGTGATATAAGATTTTAAAATGATTACCCTgaaatcaaaatattttgattacacATTTAGCATAACCTTGAGAACTACAAAAGTGAACTGCTAAGTGACATTCTAGGCTATACGATATGTTAGTTTTATTTTTGATACATTTTTTGACgtatttttttaactttcaagTATTTAAAACCTTCGAACATTAAGAGAATTCCATTTTCTAATAGTGCATGAACATTTAATCGTTGTCTATTAACATGTGTAAATAAATGTTTTCTCTCTTAATTAGTTAATCGAAACCATAGAACTCAAATGGATGAGCATATAACTATCATATGCACACATCATCTCATTCTCTTGAATTTCTCCTCCGATGGTTTTTTctcctattcttttttttataaaactaatTTTCTCTTTGCTTTTAGGATGATTTTCATGATGTTATAAAAAGTTAAAGATGAAAATATcaattcttaaattaaaatacTATCTAAAAAAGTGAAATTGGTGGGGTATGGAAAGTAGTTTTCTTTGAAAGGGAGAAGACTTGGGAGATAATTGATATTTTGTTTATCAATTGTTTTTTTGACgttttcaataattaattaactaaattaaagaaattaattgTTAACGCTTCATGGGCGAAGAAGAAAATTCTACTTGTCCCAAAATTGTAACAAAAATATTGCTTTTATATAGATATTGAGAGGGAGAAGAATAATTCAAACTTATgcaaatattgtttttttaccttatattgaaaaaggaaaaattaatacaaaatgtcaagaggttttttaaaaatataataaaccggcaaaatatttatactgtataaaacaattttaaaaacggaaaaaacttATAGAttcacaatgaaaaatataaaaaatgcgCCAATCAACGCATGCAATTAATCGACCAAACGTACATGTGTAattcttattttaaatgatcgtgaTATGCGATCATGTAGGAAAGCATACACGATtttggttcaagattgtgtaccaaaatattttatgtttgatacacgatcgtgtaccaatatataaacgatcatgtaccaagatcgtacacaatcgtttaggtttggAAGAGGAAATATATGAAAGATGACGAAGATTGTTTACCAAGTGGGGATTTAAAgaagtgaaaaaaagaaagatttaaaagaaagaataataatagtaatcgtAGAACAATCACCATGATTtcgaaaaaatataaaagaaaaatcgtagaagaagaaagaaaaggacgAAGGAAGAAATTGGAGTTGTGAAAATTCAAAAGCGTCAAGGACAATTCCAatctatttaaaaaatggttagcTTCATGGGCTTTTCGATTTTATTACACAGACCGTACatattttggtgttttattatatttatgaaaattaatctaATTAAAAGATTGTAGTTCTAATTTTAATTCAAGAAGACATCTATTTTGTATAGGATTTGAAAAGCTTCTTTCATCTCAAATTATCACCCATGAGAATTTAATCAATAGTGTTTTAGTTTGTTATTAATTGAATATCTACAAAATAGGAACACACAAATATTTacatatattaacattttgttgatttaaaatgcaaaaagattaaaaaagatTTATTTATGCATATATTCAGAGTCAGAATCATTGCAAAATGTTTAAATGTAAATTTTTAGATTAATAACATAAATCCAATTTCCTTAATTTCTTCCTCTCTAACAAATTTTTTcataatttccattttttttaagaaaactttTTTTCGATGGTAGTAAAGTAAAGCATACCTCTATTTACtgtcaaaagaaagaaaaaacacctCTATTTAAGTTAGGTTATACTCAAACTTAATCTTTGTATTAACCATAGAgtgacaaaattaaaaataagttttCAATCCAATTTCTCTAATTTCTCCCCCAACAATTTTTCTCATAATCCAAAAACTTTTTCTTATAGTAGTATGTAGTTGCATTTCGATCTTCAACAATTGTTCTATGTTTAAATGTGCATTTCTCATAATCCAATATGTAGTTTGCTAAATTATAGTAGTATGTAGTTCCATTCAAATTTAGCAAACTGGTACGTACAAAAATAGAACAACAACGGCAAGACATATCGATATTGGAACGGAAACCGCAAAACAGAAAGAAGGTTAGTAGATGGTTAAGTCGCGAaacacgctctctttaagacgtttcgcgACTCTGCTCCGGATCGTGCAAACAAAATATTGCTCCGTCGTCCCCAGGATAAAACAACCTCTTCTTCAATCGATTTTGCACAGAAACCAACTAAAATCAAAATCACTCAAAATGACAGACATGGTATAGAGAGCTTATGAACCTTTTACAGACAGAGAACTTTGATAGAAAAGGAAGGACAAACAGAAAGAGAAGAACATGTTTTTGTTGTGTATTCGAATAAGAGAAGGAATGAGATATATATAGTGATTAAAAAATGGATTACCAACGGTCACAAAACAAAACTTATGGGGGAGAGTAATGATATTAAAATCATGGGAGTAAGTTAAATTGATATAAATGTTTTGGACATTCAAAAATAAAGTTTTAgcaaaaataatataattgagCAATTCTTTAATGGTATATAATCCACTATCACTGCACCGTTAGTGAGCAATTCTTTAATGGTACTGTGCTTACGACATACCTGTCGTCTCTTATcattataataacagttttgaACTTCTGTGATAGCTATAATACTATCACAATGAATTAGTATGGCTGGTATCGGTCTTTTCCATGTGGGAATCTCTAATAGCAAGCTTCGAAGCCAGCTTGCTTCTACACTAGCAGTAGCTAGTGTTATCATCTCTGATGTTCACTGAACTAAGATTGTCTGTTTCTTGGATTTCCAAGCAACAAC
Encoded proteins:
- the LOC103496125 gene encoding uncharacterized protein LOC103496125 isoform X1, coding for MGKGEEQNLPLQQRREVALSGDSSGFLCGQCSIAFHRVCKELNFKCFFVLVLGFVVFVPGLFWLLPLHERNSGFEAKENVKLSATVQVYFVLEKPVTELLPHIKRLEFDINGELDIPDVKVSILSMHDIGESNRTYVVFGLLSEYITAPINPVSLSLLRSSLYDFFLSESNLTLTTSIFGQPSTLQILKFPGGISIIPFQHASIWEFPQIVFNFTLTNSISEILDNFAKFKSELKFGLRLRSYENVYLQITNKIGSTVQPLVIVQASITSELGRITSQRLQQLAAIINTSPERNLGLDYSVFGEVKSVSLSSYPKRTSKAMPPSFSPAPAPAPGDHVEVPSDPHRLRSTRPPANHSPPHANCKSLSPNPSMVPAHSPHEHSIPPISYPKSTRLVVPPANQPRVSSPRASPIEFPPLLPPDLLPKPKPSFHSKSGQTNEDLSHPVHVSFDMFLLDYRLKACSIHIS
- the LOC103496125 gene encoding uncharacterized protein LOC103496125 isoform X3, whose amino-acid sequence is MGKGEEQNLPLQQRREVALSGDSSGFLCGQCSIAFHRVCKELNFKCFFVLVLGFVVFVPGLFWLLPLHERNSGFEAKENVKLSATVQVYFVLEKPVTELLPHIKRLEFDINGELDIPDVKPSTLQILKFPGGISIIPFQHASIWEFPQIVFNFTLTNSISEILDNFAKFKSELKFGLRLRSYENVYLQITNKIGSTVQPLVIVQASITSELGRITSQRLQQLAAIINTSPERNLGLDYSVFGEVKSVSLSSYPKRTSKAMPPSFSPAPAPAPGDHVEVPSDPHRLRSTRPPANHSPPHANCKSLSPNPSMVPAHSPHEHSIPPISYPKSTRLVVPPANQPRVSSPRASPIEFPPLLPPDLLPKPKPSFHSKSGQTNEDLSHPVHD
- the LOC103496125 gene encoding uncharacterized protein LOC103496125 isoform X2, translated to MGKGEEQNLPLQQRREVALSGDSSGFLCGQCSIAFHRVCKELNFKCFFVLVLGFVVFVPGLFWLLPLHERNSGFEAKENVKLSATVQVYFVLEKPVTELLPHIKRLEFDINGELDIPDVKVSILSMHDIGESNRTYVVFGLLSEYITAPINPVSLSLLRSSLYDFFLSESNLTLTTSIFGQPSTLQILKFPGGISIIPFQHASIWEFPQIVFNFTLTNSISEILDNFAKFKSELKFGLRLRSYENVYLQITNKIGSTVQPLVIVQASITSELGRITSQRLQQLAAIINTSPERNLGLDYSVFGEVKSVSLSSYPKRTSKAMPPSFSPAPAPAPGDHVEVPSDPHRLRSTRPPANHSPPHANCKSLSPNPSMVPAHSPHEHSIPPISYPKSTRLVVPPANQPRVSSPRASPIEFPPLLPPDLLPKPKPSFHSKSGQTNEDLSHPVHD
- the LOC103496124 gene encoding probable E3 ubiquitin-protein ligase RHC1A, with translation MSIPQPQNPRSRIVVNGGFTRTTNMHYYWCRICRRIIRISLGNPLEISITCPFCSRNLRHELDVARARNFPRLPPISPPIVQRWGFEDTDESWITLQFPRPAVNSGIEEIPRVRITGKHLEKDSNCAICKEEFEMGEEVRELPCKHFYHSDCVVPWLRMHNTCPVCRYTLENIGDEGSGSGFNGGRGEELGEEEEEEEEGEGEGRGNGWWNLVCCWWPLRLIGDWARRLRFADSGDSFFVVEPGSWMYSWLAN